The Carassius carassius chromosome 37, fCarCar2.1, whole genome shotgun sequence genomic sequence gatttctgaaggatcactatCAGGAATatacattatttgtattatttgattgtaataatatattaaaaagaaacatatcatattttaaactgtaatgatatttcacaatattactgtttttactgtacttttgattaaataaacgcagccttgataACCAAGAGAGTTCTTCCAAAATCATCTTACAAACCccaaacatatatttatttatttgtttatgtaatttcaaaaacataatcCAAAAGAAGGAAAATTATAAGGAAGCCttgctttaaaaattaaaagtgttttaaagtaTTCAAATTATGAAGTTTGAACAGGATCAGGATAAAAACGGACTGTATTGACTACAGTTAATGACATAAAGGCATTTTTACCATGACTCCAGCGATTCCAATCCCCACATAACCCACGACGAAGAGCTTACTGTTGAAAAACTCTTCAATGGCCACATCACATGTCTGCATAGAATCAAACACATAACTGAATGATTAATAATATATATCTTGGCACCACATCGTCCTAAAAAATTTAGCTGAACAGATATCACACTAACTGAAGTGTTATAGAGTGTTCTACTAACTGCATTGTTAATTGTCCTCACCTGTGCTTCAGTCTCTTACCTGGTTTGATTCGACGTCTTGACACAAACTGGTTCGTGTTGAAGGTGAGCCACAGCAGTTCAGCTGCAGATTTGAAGTgttacaaatttaaatctttcatAATAAGGGTAgacaaatacataaacataatttattttatatttatatcagtgTCGTTATtgataactaaaactattaaaagtcATTTCTGGTAATtaatataaagattaaaaaagaaagactgaaaccgaaacaaaaaattaaatatttcctTGGCAATAAACTGAATTGTGTCTTAGTAAATTTACCAAAActaaagatgaaataaaaataaaaataagatataataaaaaaaaaaaacagaaacgtaaataaaatgtcaaaatcacATTAAATCACAAACTAATTTAATTCAAAGTATCATTAACATTCAAAATGGAATAGGGTAATTATTAAATTAGTTGATGTTTTCCACTTTACATTTAGTCTTCCTGTTTAAATCAACAGTGAGACACAAAATATGAAGTGAAAAATGTAAACTCACAATTAAATGGTAGGACTGGATGGTTTCATTACTGCCGTTGATTCTTGCTGATTCTTCATAGAACTGCTTTATTTCCTTAATGATCTAAAAAAAAACGTGTGTTGTAAAAGACCGATTTGATTTCCAATGAACTCTGAATCAACATGACTGGGATCTTTTGCAGTTTAGTAGTACCTCATCTTTGTTGAGGAACCCAAACACTCCTGCAGCCACTTCTGCCCCAAAGATGACCAGAAGACAGGCGAAAAACTGCCATGCAAGAGAAACACAGCACCTGGGTCACGTCTACTATAGATTTCAAACAGCaggtttcttgtttttttttctattctaaaaTCAGAAAGTTTTAAATAACAACATGCTCAAGTTTTCTGTCAGTGAACGATATTGTTTGAGAACATCACACTCACCAATCCCAGAAGGCACTGAGACTCCCTCACGGCACCACAGCAGCCGAAGAAGCCCACCAGCATCACCAGAGCCCCGGCCACGATGAGGATATAGACCCCTGCGCAGGACACCACAACACACAGACGTTGGTcgcaaaaacaatatttatttaaaaatactttcaATAATTAATAAACTCAAAACGGGGTGAGGAATGCGTCAAATTCAAAATTCCAGTTCTGTGGAAACTGTTTCTTTTAGTGGAAAGATGATTACAGCAATTGACTGCATTTTGAATGAAAAGCACTTGAAAGCTTGTGGTCACAGCACCTTGAAGGATGCAATTTTCAaccaaatgaaaatttaaaaaaaaaaaaaaaaagcttgaaagttaatttattttatttagaagtattgttattttacaattgtatttgaattttactttacagttataaaataacaatattaattgttattaatattaatatactttAATGCACATCACAGTTATAttagaatattaatatattagttaGAGATAATAAcaccaataataaataaaaaaataaataataatatttttttggcttttctaaaaaaaaaaaaaaacggtgtaaAAAGAGGATTCCACTTTTAAGTCCAGATACAAGTCAACATAATGCCAAGATacaagttgttttttatttttggtcacaAGCTCCTAATTTTGCTCTCAGTACCGGATTTatgcaaatcattttaaaatgtacaaaatgttcTTTCTTAGAGGGTCTGAGGTCACAAAATCCAGTGGGAAACACTAATAAAATAGTACTGATAGTTGTATACATTATAAACTTAAGATAAAAATTGTacgtaacaataaataaataaataaatatctcaaGCTCACATACTTGCTGGCATTGTTCATGTACTTTTTGACTAATTGGGTATCTGAATAAAAAAGTTACTTATTTTTTTCTGCCTTTCTTTCATAGATAAcagaaataattatattatagcatCAGAAATAGCCTACTACTGTTACTAAAGAGCTTACGCATATTGGAGGTCTAACCAATACAGAAAGTATGAATGAAATTCTGTTCCACCTGCTCATAAATACTGCACTAAACTAAACACATAGCATAAAATCAGTATAACAATATAGATATAACGCAGACAATTACACACTGCTGCTGCACCGCATGTTGacttttaaacagaaatataaatgttCAACAACCGATATTTCAGCACAGTGAATGTTTTTGCGCTGAATATTGTCTCCCTCGCCTCTCTGTGTTCAGTCTGTTTAGTGCATGCGCCCGCGCCTTAGCGCTCTTTCAGTAAAGATttcaacttaaagggttagttcacccagatagcaaatttatgtaattaataacttaccctgatgttgtttcaaacccgtaaaacctccgtttatctttggaacacagtttaagatattttagatttagtccgagagctctcagtccctccattgaagctgtgtgtacggtctactgtccatgtccagaaagctaagaaaaacatcatcaaagtagtccatgtgacatcagagggtcggttagaattttttggagcatcgaaaatacattttggtccaaaaatagcaaaaactacgactttattcagcattgtcttctcttctgtgtctgttgtgagagagttcaaaacaaagcagctggatatccggttcgtgaacgaatcattcagttcaccaaatcgaactgaatcgttttaaacagttcgcatctctaatacgcattaatccacaaatgacttaagctgttaacttttttaatgtggctgacactccctctgagttcaaacaaaccaatatcccggagtaattcatttactcaaacagtacactgactgaactgctgcgaagagagaactgaagatgaacaccgagccgagccaaatagcgaacaatagactgactcgttcacgagtgaagaaccggttgcatcggttttcgtatcaccagtagttctttcttttgtgctcgacgtataatggtgtcatttgcgatgattgcccttgattcaagccttcggtttacccgcgctcataacactagcacagaatcagttcagaatcaatcaccaaaagaatcagttcagttcagacgccctgtgtgtcggtctgcttcacgctgaatcacacatgcgcagtatcatcagctcctcggttcacgaatcggacgcgtctgacagaaacggttcttgactcgtgaacgagtcaatgttttgttccctatttggctcggcttggtgttcatcttcagttctctcttcgcagcagtttagtcagtgtactgtttgagtgcatgcattactccgggatactggtttgtttgaactcagagggagtgtcaaccacattaaaaaaggtaacagcttaagtcatttgtcgattaatgcgtattagagatgcgaactgtttaaaacgattcagttcgatttggtgaactgaatgatccgttcgcgaactggatatccagctgctttgatttgaactctctctcacaacagacatggaagagaaaacaatgctgaataaagtcgtcgtttttgctatttttggaccaaaatatattttcgatgcttcaaaaaattctaactgaccctctgatgtcacatggactactttgatgatgtttttcttatctttctggacatggacagtataccgtacagcttcaatggagggactgagagctctcggactaaatctaaaatatcttaaactgtgttccaaagataaacggaggttttacgggtttggaacaacatgagggtaagttattaattacataaatttgctatctaggtgaactaaccctttaacacagaCTGTCAGGACAGGCctttatgaacaaaaaaaaaggcatgcgtgaatttgtgacatttacagaTAAGGATATGACCGTTAACACACGTATCTGTAAAAGTGCCTGACAGGAAAGCCATTACTCTAATATATCAGcttgaagcttaaaataaagatttatcatgttgttcgattttttttttcaggagctcattctgtttcctccactatttttagatgttttttattccacagaaatgtgttattcagTTCTGTAATTTGATGCGAGTGGCTGCAGTTGGACGTGCACTGTGAGCAGACCTGACTAATTGATAataatcgattttatcgattagttGTTGTAGCtctagtctggggtttcatgaccctttagcATCCAACAGTCTTTATTTCACCAATCAAAAAACATAAAGGCAGGAACTCACATGTAGGATGAGGGTTGACCTAAAATACCAGACAAAGAACTCTTAAGAACACAACTAAATCAGGGGACACTAGGAACACACAGGGAGTCTGACATTAGTCCCTTTTTGGCACTACATTGCTGTGGTTTCAGTAGGATATAATGTAACCGAGTCACCAGCAGAggtgtcacggagacgaaccccgtgattccctctgttGGCCAGCggagggcaccctcacctgaatactgacatacacgcatccattcattcacttacccccaatttccaccagatgcgtaacggctccgctgcgtgacagctccgtgttccgtcgtccgtcaatacccaccaggtccgtatttgttgcgtaacggctgcggtcatgactgacagttgatgtcacgatgccccatgtaatctcgcgaattctggtgtgatcgcgcgatatgtagtttctataaacagaactaccaaaccaggaacagttttccatccgaaggagaataggatagaactcttttcttttctcttttcatttcttcatccatcgtgtcaacggggttaaaacttcaacaagcctgtctccgcccattatgacgttttcaaggtgtagtgtagggaaatatgagcgcggtgtattttattttgaaaattaaacggatcttttattttgtttctggctgttctgttttgtcactcgacttcctgtcctgcgtactctgccctgtattgctgcggagcgctccggcatccg encodes the following:
- the LOC132117917 gene encoding CD9 antigen-like — encoded protein: MGKVEGGMKCVKYLLFVFNFIFWLIGSLVLAVGLWLRLDPNTVSLLGEDGPETFFIGVYILIVAGALVMLVGFFGCCGAVRESQCLLGLFFACLLVIFGAEVAAGVFGFLNKDEIIKEIKQFYEESARINGSNETIQSYHLILNCCGSPSTRTSLCQDVESNQTCDVAIEEFFNSKLFVVGYVGIGIAGVMIIGMIFSMVLCCAIRNSREVI